Within the Solwaraspora sp. WMMA2056 genome, the region CGCCGCGCCAGCCGGTACGGTGCAGCCGTGTCGACCCTACCTGTCGGTGGCGATGCCGCCCCCACGACGAAGCAGCTCATCATCGAACGGATCCTCCGCGACCGGGACGGCATCTGGCAGCAGATCGTCGACGAGCGGGGCCTGCGTCCCCTGATCGGCCAGCTGGTCACCAGCTCCACGCTGAGCCTCGCGATCTACGGGGCGGTGCTCGGTGCCTCGTACGGCTGGCAACAGATCATCTCCTCGCTGATCAAGCTGCCGTTGCTGTTCCTGGCGACGCTGGCCATCTGTCTGCCAACCCTATACCTGTTCAACCTGGTCTTCGGCGCGCGGCTGTCGATGATCCAGGCGGTCGCGCTGATCCTGGTGTCGATCACCGTGACCGCCGCGCTGACCCTGGCGTTCGCGCCGGTCAGCCTCTTCTTCCTGGTCACCGCACAGAGCTACCAGTTCTACAAGCTTCTCAACGTGGCGATCCTGCTGCTTTCGGCGATCGTCGGCCTCCGGTTCCTGGTGGCCGGCATGCAGGCGCTCAACGACCATCAGCAACGGTCGGCCAAGGTGCCCGCGCCGGCTGGCGCGCCCACGCCCACCCCCGCGCCCGGACCTGCCGCACCCGTACCAGCGGCTCCTGCCGCGCCCACGCCGGTCGGGACGGGCGCGATGGTCGATGCCATGACAGACCGGCCGCAGCTGCCCGCGCGCCCACAAGCGCATTTCGGTCAGCCGCTCGGCCCGCCGGCGCAGCGGCCGGCCAGCATGAGTCTGCTCTACATCTGGATCCTGCTCTTCGGGTTCGTCGGCACCCAACTCGCCTGGACGCTGCGGCCCTTCTTCGGCGACCCCGACGCGCAGTTCGGGGTCTTTCGCGAGATCGAGGGCACCTTCTACGCCGACCTGCTGCGTTCCATCGGCCAACTGCTCGGCGGCTGACCGCTCGCCATCCTTACGGCACCTCGCTCGCCGGACGCCGGCCGGCCCGGGACCGGGCCGGCCGGCACCTGCGGATCATCCGACGCGGTCAGCGGCGGGCGACGCCGTCGCGGCGGGCGGCGGCGGCGACCGCCGCGGCGACCGCCGGTGCGACCCGGGGGTCGAGCGCGGACGGCACGAACGCCTCCGGCTGCAGCAGGTCGGCGACCACGGCCGCGATGGCGTCGGCTGCGGCCACCTTCATGCCCTCGGTGATCCGGGTGGCGCCGACCTCCAACGCGCCCCGGAAAACCCCGGGGAAGGCGAGCACGTTGTTGATCTGGTTCGGGAAGTCGCTGCGGCCGGTGGCGACCAGGGCGGCGTACCGGTGGGCGATCTCCGGATGCACCTCCGGCGTCGGGTTGGCCAACGCGAAGATGATGCCGCCGGGTGCCATGCCGGCGACGGCCGACTCTTCGATCCGGCCGCCGGAGAGGCCGATCAGCACGTCGGCGCCGACCAGCGCGTCGGCGATGCCGCCGGCGCAGGCTGCGGTGAGGGCGGCGAGTTCGGCTTTGACCCCGTTGAGGTCGGCCCGGTCGTTGTGAATGATGCCCCGCGAGTCGCAGACCACGGTCTTCGCCGGGTCGACGCCCCCGGCGATCAGCATCTTCGTCACCGCGACGCCGGCGGCGCCGGCCCCGCTGACCACCACCCGCAGGTCGCCGAGTCGGCGGTCGAGCAACGTGGCGGCGTTGCGCAGGGCCGCGAGCACCACGATCGCGGTGCCGTGCTGGTCGTCGTGGAAGACCGGGATCGGCAGCGCCTCGTCGAGGCGGCGTTCGATCTCGAAGCAGCGGGGCGCGCTGATGTCCTCCAGGTTGATCCCGCCGAAGGAGGGTGCCAGTGCGGTGACGGTGGCGACGATGGCGTCGATGTCGCGGGTGTCCAGGCAGATCGGCACGGCGTCGACATCGCCGAACTGCTTGAACAGCACCGCCTTGCCCTCCATCACGGGCATCGCGGCGCGCGGACCGATGTCGCCGAGGCCGAGCACGGCGGTGCCGTCGGTGACCACGGCGACGGTGTGCGACACCCAGGTGTAGTCGTCGACGAGGGTCGGGTCGGCGGCGATGGCCTCACAGACCCGGGCGACGCCCGGGGTGTACGCCAGGGAGAGGTCCTCGCGGTCGGTCAGTGCGACGGTCGGCGTGATCGCCATTTTGCCGCCCCGGTGCAGGTCGAAGACCGGGTCAGAGATTGCCACTGTAGACATGGTGACTCCAGAGCCGTTGAGCGTGCGAAAGAGCCGCCGGCTCGGCGCGAGGTCAGCGTTGACCGGCGAGGCGCTGCGGGGGTCACCCGGGTTACGTGTCGAGCATAGTGTCCCACGGGCTGGTTTCCCGCCAAGTAGGTCATACCCGCCGGTAACAAAATGACCGCGGTCGCGGCCAGTAGCGCAACACTGCCCTTCCGTGCACGTCGGCCACCCCGTACGCCCGCGAGTCGTCGGTCACGAGATCGTTGTCGCCACGCAGCCACCAGCCGCCGTCGCAGGCCCGCACTGCCCGCTTGACCACCAGCAGGTCGGGCCGGGCACGGAAGGTGGCGACCACC harbors:
- a CDS encoding S24/S26 family peptidase, which gives rise to MQVRPPLFAVLVHGPSMAPTLRHGDALLIRRGGRAVRPGDVVVATFRARPDLLVVKRAVRACDGGWWLRGDNDLVTDDSRAYGVADVHGRAVLRYWPRPRSFCYRRV
- a CDS encoding NADP-dependent malic enzyme, with protein sequence MSTVAISDPVFDLHRGGKMAITPTVALTDREDLSLAYTPGVARVCEAIAADPTLVDDYTWVSHTVAVVTDGTAVLGLGDIGPRAAMPVMEGKAVLFKQFGDVDAVPICLDTRDIDAIVATVTALAPSFGGINLEDISAPRCFEIERRLDEALPIPVFHDDQHGTAIVVLAALRNAATLLDRRLGDLRVVVSGAGAAGVAVTKMLIAGGVDPAKTVVCDSRGIIHNDRADLNGVKAELAALTAACAGGIADALVGADVLIGLSGGRIEESAVAGMAPGGIIFALANPTPEVHPEIAHRYAALVATGRSDFPNQINNVLAFPGVFRGALEVGATRITEGMKVAAADAIAAVVADLLQPEAFVPSALDPRVAPAVAAAVAAAARRDGVARR